In Ancylobacter polymorphus, a genomic segment contains:
- the alsS gene encoding acetolactate synthase AlsS has translation MSDENKTAPIGADLVVRTLEERGVTHVFGIPGAKIDAVFNSLLSSKIETVVCRHEQNAAFIAGGIGRMTGKAGICIATSGPGVSNLVTGLATANSEGDPVLALGGAVAVADADKHIHQSMDAIAIMKPVTKYAVSVGATDQIAEVMANAFRAAEGGRAGASYVNLPMDVMKAPAPQSPVALPRFSGLGPADPAAVAEAARLINEAANPVVLLGMMASRPDAAAALQPFLSKGNLPVVGTFQAAGAVGASLFANFGGRVGQLDNQPGDELLDAADLIITVGYEPVEYWPPEWNRGKTRAIIHIDVLPSTLDADYQPLIELVGDIALTLQALTPKLARHGTPALSAAMLHKIDAERRLLTEGAAKRGGVPIHPLRLVHDLQQFLSDDLTVCLDMGSFHLWIARYMYSFRPRQLLISNGQQTLGVALPWAIAASLVRPSEKVLSISGDGGFLFSAMELETAVRLGTNIVHMVWIDGSYDMVKIQEEMKYGRGSGVEFGPIDYVKYAEAFGAKGVMIRSPDDILPVLKKAFETPGPVIIGVHVDYSDNAKLFAQARENAFH, from the coding sequence ATGTCCGATGAAAACAAGACGGCCCCGATCGGCGCCGACCTGGTGGTTCGCACGCTCGAAGAACGTGGCGTGACGCATGTGTTTGGTATTCCGGGGGCGAAGATCGACGCGGTGTTCAATTCGCTGCTGTCGTCGAAGATCGAGACGGTGGTCTGCCGCCACGAGCAGAACGCGGCCTTCATTGCCGGCGGCATCGGCCGCATGACCGGCAAGGCCGGTATCTGCATCGCAACGTCCGGGCCTGGAGTCTCCAACCTCGTGACCGGGCTCGCCACCGCAAATAGCGAGGGCGACCCCGTCCTCGCCCTTGGCGGCGCGGTGGCGGTGGCCGATGCGGACAAGCACATCCATCAGTCGATGGATGCGATCGCGATCATGAAGCCGGTGACGAAATACGCGGTCAGCGTCGGCGCGACCGACCAGATCGCGGAAGTCATGGCCAATGCCTTCCGCGCCGCTGAAGGTGGGCGCGCCGGCGCGAGCTATGTCAACCTGCCGATGGATGTGATGAAGGCGCCGGCGCCGCAGTCGCCGGTGGCGCTGCCGCGCTTCTCCGGTCTCGGCCCTGCCGATCCGGCCGCAGTGGCCGAGGCGGCGCGGCTGATCAACGAAGCTGCCAACCCGGTCGTGCTGCTCGGCATGATGGCGAGCCGGCCGGACGCCGCCGCCGCGCTGCAGCCCTTCCTCAGCAAAGGAAACCTTCCCGTCGTCGGCACCTTTCAGGCGGCCGGCGCGGTCGGAGCGTCGCTGTTCGCGAATTTCGGCGGCCGCGTCGGCCAGCTCGACAATCAGCCGGGCGATGAACTCCTCGACGCGGCGGACCTCATCATCACCGTCGGCTATGAACCGGTCGAGTACTGGCCGCCGGAATGGAACCGGGGAAAGACCCGCGCCATCATCCACATCGACGTGCTGCCCTCGACGCTCGACGCCGACTATCAGCCGCTCATCGAGCTGGTCGGCGACATCGCGCTGACGCTGCAGGCGCTGACGCCTAAGCTCGCGCGCCATGGCACGCCGGCCCTCTCGGCGGCCATGCTGCACAAGATCGACGCGGAACGGCGGCTGCTCACGGAGGGGGCGGCCAAGCGCGGCGGCGTGCCCATCCATCCGCTGCGCCTCGTCCACGATCTGCAGCAGTTCCTTAGCGACGACCTGACCGTCTGCCTCGACATGGGCTCGTTCCATCTCTGGATCGCGCGCTACATGTACAGCTTCCGCCCCCGCCAGCTTCTCATCAGCAATGGCCAGCAGACGCTCGGCGTCGCGCTGCCCTGGGCGATCGCCGCCTCGCTCGTGCGGCCAAGCGAGAAGGTGCTCTCCATCTCCGGCGATGGCGGTTTCCTGTTCTCGGCGATGGAGCTGGAGACGGCCGTGCGCCTCGGCACCAACATCGTGCACATGGTCTGGATCGACGGCAGCTACGACATGGTCAAGATCCAGGAGGAGATGAAATACGGGCGCGGTTCGGGCGTCGAGTTCGGCCCGATCGACTATGTCAAATATGCCGAGGCTTTCGGGGCGAAGGGCGTGATGATCCGCTCGCCCGACGACATCCTTCCCGTCCTGAAAAAGGCATTCGAGACGCCCGGCCCGGTGATCATCGGCGTGCATGTCGACTACAGCGACAATGCCAAGCTGTTCGCCCAGGCCCGGGAGAACGCGTTCCATTGA
- a CDS encoding efflux RND transporter permease subunit, with protein sequence MSGFNLSDWALRHRSLVWYFMLIASVAGALAYVHLGREEDPNFTIKTMLITATWPGASIEDTATQVTDRIERKLEEITTLDYTKSQTSPGRTTIFLNLRDTTQGRAVNDTWLRVRNILTDLKGELPDGVQGPFFNDDFGDVYGNIYAFTSDGLTQRQLRDYAEAARARILTVPNVGKVNLIGAQDEVVYLEFSTQQMAALGLSQQTIIDALSAQNAVVPSGTIEADGERISVRTNGQFGSEKDLSKVNLWINKRFFRLSDVATITRGYVDPPTSLFRYNGQPAIGLAIGMKPAANLLEFGEALSQEMRRIEAELPIGVGVHLVSDQPQVVEEAVGGFTKALGEAVAIVLVVSFISLGLRAGLVVALSIPLVLAITFVVMEYLGISLQRISLGALIIALGLLVDDAMIAVEMMVSRLEVGDTLEKAATHVYTSTAFPMLTGTLVTVASFIPVGLNSSSAGEFTFTLFVVIAVSLVVSWIVAVVFTPLLGVTLLPKSMKKHHEQAGRFTRLFRAVLHTCVRFKWLTIAATLALFVGSVVGMGYVQQQFFPSSDRPEVIVDWTAPQNASITETRTQMDRFEAVLKDDPDVAFWSSYVGEGAQRFLLSFDVQPASPNFGQLVIMAKGLEARDRLIRRLKALGETQFVGTDVFVHPLDIGPPVGRPIQYRVSGPDIGKVRGYAHEVASIIGSNPNTDRVTYDWSEPARVVKIDILQDKARQLGVTSQDVATVLNGVVGGTTATQIRDSIYLVDVVSRARPTERASTETLENLQIPAQNGRSFPLAAIATFHYELEQPLIWRRNRIPTITVKAGLISSVQPATVVDQIKPQIDTFIAKLPAGYHVVTGGAVEESAKGQGPIVSVVPMMLIAMATLLMFQLQSFQRLVLVVAVAPLGLIGVVAALLPSGAPLGFVAILGVLALIGILIRNSVILIVQIEHLVEQGKDKWGAVLEATEHRMRPIMLTAAAASLALIPISREVFWGPMAYAMMGGIIVGTVLTLLFLPALYVAWFRIKEPDDMQARTAEGVSGVQPAGS encoded by the coding sequence ATGAGCGGCTTCAACCTGTCCGATTGGGCGCTCCGCCACCGTTCGCTGGTCTGGTACTTCATGCTCATCGCGTCGGTCGCTGGCGCGCTCGCCTATGTCCATCTCGGGCGGGAGGAAGACCCGAACTTCACCATCAAGACGATGCTCATCACCGCGACCTGGCCGGGCGCATCGATCGAAGACACCGCCACTCAGGTGACCGACCGGATTGAGCGCAAGCTCGAGGAAATCACCACCCTCGACTACACCAAGAGCCAGACCTCGCCGGGTCGGACCACGATCTTCCTCAATCTTCGTGACACGACCCAGGGGCGCGCCGTCAACGACACTTGGCTGCGGGTGCGCAACATCCTCACCGACCTCAAGGGCGAGTTGCCGGACGGCGTTCAGGGCCCGTTCTTCAACGACGATTTCGGTGATGTGTACGGCAATATCTACGCCTTCACCTCCGACGGGCTCACCCAGCGCCAGCTGCGCGACTATGCCGAGGCTGCGCGGGCGCGCATCCTCACCGTGCCCAATGTCGGCAAGGTCAACTTGATCGGCGCTCAGGACGAGGTCGTCTATCTCGAATTCTCGACCCAGCAGATGGCGGCTCTCGGTCTGAGCCAGCAGACCATCATAGATGCCCTGAGCGCGCAGAACGCCGTCGTCCCCTCAGGCACCATCGAGGCCGATGGCGAGCGGATTTCCGTGCGCACCAACGGGCAGTTCGGGTCGGAGAAGGATCTCAGCAAGGTCAATCTCTGGATCAATAAACGCTTTTTCCGCCTGTCGGACGTGGCAACCATCACCCGCGGCTATGTGGACCCGCCGACCTCGCTGTTCCGTTACAATGGGCAGCCGGCGATCGGCCTCGCCATCGGCATGAAGCCGGCCGCCAATCTGCTCGAATTCGGCGAGGCGCTCTCCCAGGAGATGCGCCGGATCGAAGCCGAGCTTCCCATCGGCGTGGGCGTGCATCTGGTCTCCGATCAGCCGCAGGTGGTCGAGGAAGCCGTCGGCGGCTTCACCAAGGCGCTAGGCGAGGCGGTGGCGATCGTGCTCGTCGTCTCCTTCATCAGCCTCGGCCTGCGCGCCGGGCTCGTCGTCGCCCTGTCGATTCCGCTGGTGCTGGCGATCACCTTCGTGGTGATGGAATATCTCGGCATATCGCTCCAGCGCATTTCACTGGGCGCGCTCATCATCGCCCTCGGTCTGCTGGTGGACGACGCGATGATCGCGGTCGAGATGATGGTCTCGCGGCTGGAAGTGGGCGACACGCTGGAGAAGGCGGCGACCCATGTCTACACCTCCACCGCCTTCCCCATGCTGACCGGCACGCTCGTCACCGTCGCCAGCTTCATTCCCGTCGGATTGAACAGCAGCAGCGCCGGCGAGTTCACCTTCACCCTCTTCGTCGTCATCGCGGTCTCGCTGGTCGTCTCCTGGATCGTCGCGGTTGTCTTCACGCCGCTGCTCGGCGTCACCCTGCTGCCGAAATCCATGAAGAAGCACCATGAGCAAGCCGGGCGCTTCACCCGCCTCTTCCGTGCCGTCCTGCACACCTGCGTCCGCTTCAAATGGCTGACCATCGCGGCCACATTGGCGCTTTTCGTCGGCTCGGTCGTCGGCATGGGCTATGTGCAGCAGCAGTTCTTTCCGTCGTCCGACCGGCCCGAAGTGATCGTGGACTGGACCGCGCCGCAGAACGCCTCCATCACCGAAACCCGCACGCAGATGGATCGTTTCGAGGCGGTCCTCAAGGATGACCCCGACGTCGCCTTCTGGTCGTCCTATGTCGGCGAAGGCGCGCAGCGTTTCCTGCTATCCTTCGATGTGCAGCCGGCAAGCCCCAATTTCGGCCAGCTCGTCATCATGGCGAAGGGGCTGGAGGCACGGGACCGGCTGATCCGGCGGCTCAAAGCTCTCGGCGAGACGCAGTTCGTCGGCACGGACGTGTTCGTCCATCCGCTCGACATCGGGCCACCGGTCGGCCGTCCTATTCAGTACCGGGTCAGCGGCCCGGATATCGGCAAGGTGCGCGGCTATGCTCACGAGGTCGCATCCATCATCGGCTCGAACCCCAACACCGATCGCGTGACCTATGACTGGAGCGAACCGGCCCGGGTGGTGAAGATCGACATATTGCAGGACAAGGCCCGCCAGCTCGGCGTCACCTCGCAGGATGTGGCGACGGTGCTGAACGGCGTGGTCGGCGGAACCACGGCAACCCAGATCCGCGATTCCATCTACCTCGTCGATGTGGTCAGCCGGGCCCGTCCGACCGAGCGCGCCTCCACGGAGACGCTGGAGAACCTTCAGATCCCCGCGCAAAACGGGCGCTCCTTCCCGCTCGCGGCGATCGCGACCTTCCACTACGAGCTGGAGCAGCCCCTCATCTGGCGGCGCAACCGCATTCCGACGATCACGGTCAAGGCCGGCCTGATCTCCTCGGTCCAACCGGCCACCGTCGTCGATCAGATCAAACCGCAGATCGACACCTTCATCGCCAAGCTGCCGGCCGGCTATCATGTCGTCACCGGCGGCGCGGTCGAGGAAAGCGCCAAGGGACAAGGTCCGATCGTAAGTGTCGTGCCCATGATGCTGATCGCCATGGCGACGCTGCTCATGTTCCAGCTGCAGAGCTTCCAGCGCCTTGTCCTGGTGGTGGCCGTCGCGCCACTCGGCCTGATCGGCGTCGTCGCCGCACTGCTGCCCTCCGGGGCGCCGCTGGGCTTCGTGGCGATCCTGGGCGTTCTGGCGCTTATCGGCATCCTGATCCGCAACTCGGTCATCCTCATCGTCCAGATCGAGCATCTGGTGGAGCAAGGAAAGGACAAATGGGGTGCCGTGCTCGAGGCCACGGAGCACCGGATGCGACCGATCATGCTGACCGCCGCCGCGGCCTCGCTGGCGCTGATCCCGATCTCGCGCGAGGTGTTCTGGGGCCCGATGGCCTATGCGATGATGGGCGGTATCATCGTCGGGACGGTTCTGACGCTGCTGTTCCTCCCGGCGCTGTACGTCGCCTGGTTCCGCATCAAGGAACCCGATGACATGCAGGCCAGAACGGCAGAAGGGGTCTCAGGCGTTCAGCCGGCTGGTAGCTGA
- a CDS encoding tripartite tricarboxylate transporter TctB family protein: MNDERKAPVATGADWIIPGLGAAFATYYLYSIRDLEWEAKVSGVFCAVVLFLLIAIFALRTAIGLLRGTHYVEWRSLWESRSLATIRGLLFGLTVLSVAIIPWAGFTVSTFLFLFFAFLWLQRMSVKNAAITAAALALGGYLLFIFILRTAFPTGPFERLVAALTGL; the protein is encoded by the coding sequence ATGAACGACGAGCGTAAGGCCCCCGTCGCGACCGGCGCCGACTGGATCATCCCCGGCCTCGGCGCCGCCTTTGCGACCTACTATCTCTATTCCATCAGGGACCTCGAATGGGAAGCCAAGGTGTCCGGCGTGTTCTGCGCCGTCGTCCTGTTCCTTCTCATCGCCATTTTCGCGCTGCGGACGGCGATCGGCCTGCTGCGCGGCACCCATTACGTGGAATGGCGCAGCCTGTGGGAAAGCCGCTCGCTCGCCACCATACGCGGCCTGCTGTTCGGGCTCACCGTGCTGTCGGTGGCGATCATCCCGTGGGCGGGGTTCACCGTCTCCACCTTTCTGTTCCTCTTCTTCGCCTTCCTCTGGCTGCAGCGGATGAGCGTGAAGAACGCGGCAATCACCGCCGCAGCCCTGGCTCTGGGGGGCTATCTCCTCTTCATCTTCATCCTGCGCACCGCCTTCCCGACCGGCCCGTTCGAGCGGCTGGTCGCGGCTCTGACCGGCCTGTGA
- a CDS encoding RNA polymerase subunit sigma-70, whose product MNAPSTPGPIASANLRPLARLDLPGGGEVTIKDGHAFIGHMSPPDGTTILDIRDPVRPRIIARLAPPDPFSHTHKVKVAGDLMITNVERHRRHFYRRGERLATVAAELEAGLGRPPEEAELAAALGVAPGEMADLRAGLARGYDAGGFRVWDIADPAHPRELAYVKTGGIGVHRFDMDERFAYISTEMEGYVGNILVIYDLADPTRPREVSRWHLPGQNVAAGETPSWPGQRHRLHHALRVGDILWAGCWYAGAYTIDVSDISRPRTLGSFNYHPPFPEPTHTLFRLATSIAGREIALMVDEEHDHTPGQPHAFLWVMDASSPGALTPISTFHVADTDSPYAKAGGRFGAHQFQERQIGSLVFASWFAGGLRVIDLATPDVPREIGHFVPQPAPGHRAPQSNDVDVDPRGIVALLDRDRGLDLIAFEG is encoded by the coding sequence ATGAACGCGCCTTCGACGCCGGGCCCGATCGCCAGCGCCAATCTCCGCCCGCTCGCCCGGCTCGACCTGCCGGGCGGGGGCGAGGTGACGATCAAGGACGGCCATGCCTTCATCGGCCATATGTCGCCGCCCGACGGCACCACGATCCTCGATATCCGCGATCCCGTACGGCCGCGGATCATCGCCCGGCTGGCGCCGCCCGATCCGTTCTCCCACACCCATAAGGTCAAGGTGGCGGGCGATCTCATGATCACCAATGTGGAGCGGCACCGCCGGCACTTCTACCGCCGGGGAGAACGCCTCGCGACCGTCGCAGCGGAACTGGAGGCCGGTCTGGGCCGCCCCCCGGAGGAGGCGGAGCTTGCCGCTGCCCTCGGCGTGGCGCCCGGCGAAATGGCGGATCTGCGCGCCGGGCTCGCCCGCGGCTACGATGCCGGCGGCTTCCGCGTCTGGGATATCGCCGATCCCGCCCATCCGCGCGAGCTGGCCTATGTGAAGACCGGCGGCATCGGCGTGCACCGCTTCGATATGGACGAGCGCTTCGCCTACATCTCCACGGAGATGGAGGGCTATGTCGGCAATATCCTCGTCATCTACGATCTCGCCGATCCGACGCGGCCGCGCGAGGTCTCGCGCTGGCACCTGCCGGGCCAGAATGTCGCCGCCGGCGAGACGCCGAGCTGGCCCGGTCAGCGCCACCGTCTGCACCACGCGCTGCGGGTGGGCGACATTCTCTGGGCCGGCTGCTGGTATGCCGGCGCCTATACGATCGATGTCTCCGACATTTCCCGGCCGCGCACCCTCGGCAGCTTCAATTACCACCCGCCATTTCCGGAGCCGACGCATACGCTGTTCCGGCTCGCCACTTCCATCGCCGGCCGCGAGATCGCCCTGATGGTCGACGAGGAACACGACCATACGCCCGGCCAGCCGCACGCCTTTCTCTGGGTGATGGACGCCAGCTCTCCGGGGGCGCTGACCCCCATTTCCACCTTCCATGTCGCCGACACGGATTCGCCCTACGCAAAGGCCGGAGGCCGCTTCGGCGCCCACCAGTTCCAGGAACGGCAAATCGGCAGCCTCGTCTTCGCCAGCTGGTTCGCCGGCGGGCTGCGGGTGATCGATCTGGCGACCCCGGACGTGCCGCGCGAGATCGGCCATTTCGTGCCGCAGCCGGCGCCCGGCCATCGGGCGCCACAAAGCAACGATGTCGATGTCGATCCCCGCGGCATCGTCGCTCTGCTGGACCGCGACCGCGGCCTCGACCTCATCGCCTTCGAGGGCTGA
- a CDS encoding tripartite tricarboxylate transporter permease, whose translation MNLSFSLLADQFLLNFSYLWLIVIATTIGIIIGAMPGFGSANTIIMLLPFTLAVDVDVAMIFMVSLFVASHMGGGITSILLNIPGNGGSAATCLDGYPMAKKGLGQQALVLSFVASTVGGMVTALMSIFLLPYIARLAYYMHSVEMVVILLFGITLIASVASDNMLKGLIAGFLGLLIGAIGADHIYSTPRGTFGFIELYDGVPLIAVLIGIFAISEALIMMEQNSVLSETGMQMMKRSGWRETWDGVVMSFQRTWHMIWTGIIGLIIGIVPGAGASIAAFVAYQQSRLYSKTPEKYGTGIPEGVIAPESANNGCASGDLIPLLVIGVPGGTTAAVMLIVMTYHGVQLGPRLFLQNPGLGYGVFITMLVAYAVMLFTTLPLTRWVSKLVMIPTPVLAPIIIAFTLVGAFAPRAYMFDLWLTLLFGAIGYVCRKTGFNVVALLIGVILGPMLEANVMRALRISGNDPWVFFSSPVGNVLWAALAISLAIPSIVQWRRNRAAARIAAA comes from the coding sequence ATGAACCTCAGCTTCAGCCTGCTCGCCGACCAGTTCCTGCTTAATTTCAGCTATCTCTGGCTCATCGTCATCGCCACGACGATCGGCATCATCATCGGTGCCATGCCCGGCTTCGGCTCGGCCAACACCATCATCATGCTGCTGCCCTTCACCTTGGCAGTGGATGTGGACGTCGCCATGATCTTCATGGTGTCGCTGTTCGTCGCCTCGCATATGGGCGGGGGCATCACCTCGATCCTGCTCAACATTCCCGGCAATGGCGGTTCGGCGGCGACCTGCCTCGACGGCTATCCCATGGCCAAGAAGGGGCTTGGCCAGCAGGCCCTCGTGCTGTCCTTCGTGGCTTCCACGGTCGGGGGCATGGTGACGGCGCTGATGTCGATCTTCCTGCTGCCCTATATTGCGCGCCTCGCCTACTACATGCACAGCGTCGAGATGGTGGTGATCCTGCTGTTCGGCATCACGCTGATCGCCTCCGTCGCCTCCGACAACATGCTCAAGGGCCTGATCGCCGGCTTTCTCGGTCTCCTCATCGGGGCCATCGGCGCCGACCACATCTATTCCACCCCTCGCGGCACCTTCGGCTTCATCGAGCTTTATGACGGCGTGCCGCTGATCGCGGTGCTCATCGGCATCTTCGCCATCTCCGAGGCGCTGATCATGATGGAGCAGAATTCCGTCCTCAGCGAAACCGGCATGCAGATGATGAAGCGGTCCGGCTGGAGGGAGACCTGGGACGGCGTCGTCATGTCGTTCCAGCGCACCTGGCACATGATCTGGACCGGCATCATCGGCCTCATCATCGGCATCGTGCCCGGCGCCGGCGCCTCCATTGCCGCTTTCGTTGCCTATCAGCAGTCGCGGCTCTATTCCAAGACGCCGGAAAAATACGGCACGGGTATTCCCGAGGGCGTCATCGCGCCGGAATCGGCCAATAATGGCTGCGCCTCCGGCGATCTCATCCCGCTCCTCGTCATCGGCGTGCCCGGCGGCACGACGGCGGCGGTGATGCTCATCGTGATGACCTATCACGGGGTGCAGCTCGGCCCGCGCCTCTTCCTGCAGAATCCGGGGCTGGGCTATGGCGTCTTCATCACCATGCTTGTCGCTTATGCGGTGATGCTGTTCACCACCCTGCCGCTGACCCGCTGGGTCTCCAAGCTGGTGATGATCCCCACCCCCGTCCTGGCCCCGATCATCATCGCCTTCACCCTGGTCGGCGCCTTCGCCCCGCGCGCCTATATGTTCGACCTGTGGCTGACCCTGCTGTTCGGCGCGATCGGCTATGTCTGCCGCAAGACCGGCTTCAATGTCGTGGCGCTGCTGATCGGCGTGATCCTGGGACCGATGCTGGAAGCGAATGTGATGCGGGCGCTGCGCATCAGCGGCAATGACCCGTGGGTGTTCTTCTCCTCACCGGTCGGCAATGTGTTGTGGGCGGCCCTCGCCATTTCGCTGGCCATTCCGTCCATCGTCCAGTGGCGACGCAACCGCGCCGCTGCCCGCATCGCCGCCGCCTGA
- the budA gene encoding acetolactate decarboxylase, translating to MARTTIHLPISLQRRLDDEAARRSISREWLILSILAEHVDLNVHTVFQVSTSGALVAGVYDKEVTVGTLLEHGDFGLGTFAGLDGEMVVLDGRVYQAHGSGKVTEATGEAGAPFAVITHFTPDRSGNVTDIGSFGDLEARCDGFRASDNIFYALRLHGRFAHIKTRVVNPPAPGTALTEAAKSQSEFEFDDVTGTLVGIWSPVFASEFSVQGYHFHFISDGKDQGGHVLDVRAETLDIAVEALSDYRLILPETEAYLKANLGRDIAAELNAAERGH from the coding sequence ATGGCACGAACGACCATCCATCTACCCATCTCCCTGCAGAGGCGGCTCGACGACGAGGCCGCGCGAAGGAGTATCAGCCGCGAGTGGCTGATCCTGTCCATCCTCGCCGAGCACGTCGATCTCAATGTTCATACCGTCTTCCAGGTTTCCACCTCGGGCGCGCTGGTCGCCGGCGTGTACGACAAGGAGGTCACGGTCGGGACATTGCTTGAACATGGCGATTTCGGCCTGGGCACTTTTGCCGGCCTCGATGGCGAGATGGTGGTGCTCGACGGCCGTGTCTATCAGGCCCACGGCTCGGGCAAGGTGACCGAGGCCACCGGCGAGGCCGGCGCGCCCTTCGCCGTCATCACCCACTTCACCCCAGACCGTTCAGGGAACGTCACCGACATCGGCAGCTTCGGCGATCTGGAAGCGCGCTGCGACGGCTTCCGCGCCTCCGACAATATCTTCTATGCGCTACGCCTGCACGGCCGGTTCGCGCACATCAAGACGCGGGTGGTGAATCCGCCGGCGCCGGGCACCGCGCTCACCGAAGCCGCCAAGTCGCAGAGCGAGTTCGAATTCGACGATGTTACCGGAACGCTGGTCGGCATCTGGTCGCCGGTCTTCGCCAGCGAGTTCAGCGTCCAGGGTTATCATTTCCACTTCATTTCCGACGGCAAGGATCAGGGTGGCCATGTGCTGGATGTGCGGGCGGAGACGCTCGACATTGCCGTCGAGGCCCTGTCGGATTACCGGCTGATCCTGCCGGAAACGGAAGCGTATCTGAAGGCTAATCTCGGCCGTGACATCGCCGCCGAGCTGAATGCCGCCGAACGTGGCCACTGA
- a CDS encoding tripartite tricarboxylate transporter substrate-binding protein — MSNMFNRRQILVAGAGALAAPALLGRSRAFAADGFPSKTMQVLIPTGEGGGVDQAARAFNRIWSKYLGANFEYSYFPGASGQVGYEVFVAMREPDAYNILFGNIGPEMIMYATQKVKYKYPEDFTYIGSMDVDDSVIWVPGNSPFKTIGDMVEQGKKREITLSTSRLPHPSTIGALALAEATGMKVRMIPYGGGGPARSAALTGEVDGCATFLSSSLGLGDQARFLAVFNDSNRAPELTNNAPAVNQALGTKIPPLSGQRAIAIHTKAVEAYPDRVKKLTDTFQQVFSDPDYKVVAEKAGTPWEFIQFGDVASCQKSAAEFIELAERFRPLLTASKG; from the coding sequence ATGTCCAACATGTTCAATCGCCGCCAGATCCTGGTCGCGGGCGCTGGGGCGCTTGCCGCTCCGGCGCTTCTCGGGCGCTCACGGGCCTTTGCGGCCGACGGGTTCCCCAGCAAGACCATGCAGGTACTGATACCCACCGGCGAAGGCGGCGGCGTCGATCAGGCGGCGCGCGCCTTCAATCGTATCTGGAGCAAATATCTCGGGGCCAATTTCGAATATTCCTACTTCCCCGGCGCCTCGGGCCAGGTGGGTTATGAGGTCTTCGTCGCCATGCGGGAGCCGGACGCCTACAATATCCTCTTCGGCAATATCGGGCCGGAAATGATCATGTACGCGACCCAGAAGGTAAAATACAAATATCCTGAGGACTTTACCTATATCGGCAGCATGGATGTCGATGACTCGGTGATCTGGGTGCCGGGCAACAGCCCGTTCAAGACCATTGGTGACATGGTCGAGCAGGGCAAGAAGCGGGAGATCACCCTTTCCACCAGCCGCCTGCCTCATCCCTCCACCATCGGTGCGCTGGCCCTGGCCGAAGCCACCGGCATGAAGGTGCGGATGATCCCCTATGGCGGCGGCGGCCCGGCGCGCTCCGCCGCGCTCACCGGCGAGGTCGACGGGTGCGCGACCTTCCTGTCCTCCTCGCTCGGTCTGGGCGATCAGGCGCGGTTCCTGGCCGTGTTCAACGACAGTAACCGGGCGCCGGAACTGACCAATAACGCCCCGGCGGTGAACCAGGCGCTCGGCACCAAAATTCCGCCCTTGTCCGGCCAGCGCGCCATCGCCATCCACACCAAGGCGGTGGAAGCCTATCCCGACCGGGTGAAGAAGCTGACCGACACCTTCCAGCAGGTCTTTTCCGATCCCGACTACAAGGTCGTTGCGGAGAAGGCCGGTACGCCGTGGGAATTCATCCAGTTTGGCGACGTGGCCTCCTGTCAGAAATCGGCGGCTGAATTCATCGAACTCGCCGAGCGGTTCCGCCCGCTGCTCACCGCTTCCAAGGGCTGA